The following nucleotide sequence is from Endozoicomonas sp. GU-1.
TTATTTGACGATGGAGAGCTAAAAACGTTTGATCCCCAGATTATTTACCTTCACACCAGTAGTGTAAATATTACCGAGTGGCCCGCTATTGCCAGTACACAAGAGTCCATTGATGCCTTTATCGAACAGTTTGTTCACCGTTTTCAGAGTGTCTGGAGTGCACTGACACAGAAATTTAATGCCTCGATTATTCAAAATAACTTTGAGCTGCCCGGCACCCGGCCATTGGGTAACCAGGATGCCATACAGGCAGCGGGTCGGAGTTACATTACCCGGCAGATCAATCAGAGATTTGCCGAGCATGCGCAAAATGCGTCGGGATTTATCCTTCATGACCTGAATTATCTGTCGGCCAGGTTTGGCCTGGATCGGTGGTACGATCCGGCGCAATGGTATTCCTATAAATTTGCCATGAGCAGAGAGGCATTTATCGAAGTAGGGTACAGTGTTGCCGCTCAGATCAAGGCTGCTGTCGGTCTGGTTAAAAAAGTGGTTATCTGTGATCTGGACAACACCATGTGGGGCGGGGTGATCGGTGATGATGGTCTTGATGGTATACAGGTCGGTGCGGGAAATGCGAGAGCGGAAGGATTCAGTGATCTGCAAAGCTACCTGAAGGCGCTCAGGGAGCGCGGCATACTATTGGCAGTCTGCAGTAAAAATGAGCGACAAAATGCGGAGGATGGTTTTGCCCATCCGGACAGTGTTTTGAAACTTGATGATTTCAGTGCCTTTCAGGCTAACTGGAATCACAAACCCGGGAATATTGAGCAAATCGCCAAGGACCTGAATCTTGGCCTCGGTGCGATGGTATTTCTGGATGACAACCCGGCTGAACGGGCGATAGTGGCGCAAAGCCTGCCCGCAGTAGCGGTACCGGATATTGGGGCTGACAGCACCCGCTACATTCATTTTCTGGACAAGAGTGGTCTGTTTGAACAAGCGTCATTAAACCATGATGATTTTCAGCGAGCCAGCATGTATGCCCAGAACCGGCAGCGCATCGAACTGGAGAACTCTTGTCAGAGCTATGATGATTACCTGAAATCGTTGCAAATGACCGCGATTATTGAGCCGGTAAATCCAATGGCATTGCCAAGGGCCGCACAGCTGATCAACAAAACTAATCAGTTTAACCTTACCGGTTTGCGATTTACCGAACAGGAAGTGGCCGGCTTTATGGACTCTCCCGATTACCTGACACTTTATGGCCGACTCACGGATCGCTTTGGTGACAATGGCATTGTTTCCGTCATTATCGGCGAACGTCAGGGTAGTGAACTGCATGTTCGCTGCTGGGTAATGAGTTGTCGTGTGTTTAAGCGGGAGATGGAGGCAGCGATGCTGTCAGAGCTGCTGTTATTGGCTAAAGACAATGGGATAGAAGATGTCATCGGTCACTATGTCCCCAAAGAAAAAAATGGCCTGGTAAAGGACTTCTACCAGGGCTCAGGTTTTCAACTTTTGCATGGCTCCGACGATAACAGTAGTCAATGGACGTACAGCATCGACAGTGAAGTGCCTGAACGTGATATT
It contains:
- a CDS encoding HAD-IIIC family phosphatase; this encodes MDDNTDQRLSYPLDYPFIQRHQKKLRRELRAGLSQPVLRVAVLGGSTTQEVSGYIELFLLQAGVNVEIFESDYNRFYESALFDDGELKTFDPQIIYLHTSSVNITEWPAIASTQESIDAFIEQFVHRFQSVWSALTQKFNASIIQNNFELPGTRPLGNQDAIQAAGRSYITRQINQRFAEHAQNASGFILHDLNYLSARFGLDRWYDPAQWYSYKFAMSREAFIEVGYSVAAQIKAAVGLVKKVVICDLDNTMWGGVIGDDGLDGIQVGAGNARAEGFSDLQSYLKALRERGILLAVCSKNERQNAEDGFAHPDSVLKLDDFSAFQANWNHKPGNIEQIAKDLNLGLGAMVFLDDNPAERAIVAQSLPAVAVPDIGADSTRYIHFLDKSGLFEQASLNHDDFQRASMYAQNRQRIELENSCQSYDDYLKSLQMTAIIEPVNPMALPRAAQLINKTNQFNLTGLRFTEQEVAGFMDSPDYLTLYGRLTDRFGDNGIVSVIIGERQGSELHVRCWVMSCRVFKREMEAAMLSELLLLAKDNGIEDVIGHYVPKEKNGLVKDFYQGSGFQLLHGSDDNSSQWTYSIDSEVPERDIPITINPATE